The following coding sequences are from one Paenibacillus sp. JDR-2 window:
- a CDS encoding carbohydrate ABC transporter permease, which translates to MRIRNSFVKENLTGYLFILPQMLIFLAFLVYPILEGIRLSFYKINYQNESFVGFDNYAALFNDPVFFKALVNTVVFVVFIVLLTVGFALFVASAIFDKNAKYVSFIRGSYYIPVMVSMVVMSMVWSFLLNPANGLISYFAKEAGLGTVNLLGNTQTVMPVIIFVTFAGNVGQSIILYIASMIGVSKDLFEAAEVDGASRWQVITKILIPSVQPTTIYITIINIIAVLKIFVVIQLLTGGGPNNGSVTLMYYLYNNAFKYNQLGIASAVGVIMFAITLLLSIPQLKAMLKQK; encoded by the coding sequence ATGCGCATTCGGAACAGTTTTGTGAAAGAGAACCTTACCGGCTATTTGTTTATTTTACCGCAAATGCTCATTTTCCTTGCTTTTCTCGTGTATCCGATACTGGAAGGCATCCGGCTCAGCTTTTATAAAATCAATTACCAGAATGAAAGCTTTGTAGGCTTCGACAATTACGCAGCTTTGTTTAATGATCCCGTCTTTTTCAAAGCGCTCGTGAATACGGTCGTGTTTGTTGTATTTATCGTTCTGTTAACCGTAGGCTTTGCCTTGTTTGTGGCATCCGCCATCTTCGATAAAAATGCCAAGTACGTTTCCTTCATCCGGGGAAGTTACTATATACCGGTCATGGTCTCCATGGTCGTCATGAGTATGGTGTGGAGTTTCCTGCTTAATCCGGCTAACGGCCTCATCTCCTATTTTGCAAAAGAAGCAGGGCTGGGTACGGTCAATCTGCTCGGCAATACGCAAACGGTAATGCCCGTTATTATCTTCGTGACGTTCGCCGGCAACGTTGGTCAGTCGATTATTCTTTATATCGCTTCCATGATCGGGGTATCCAAGGACCTCTTCGAAGCCGCCGAGGTGGACGGGGCAAGCAGATGGCAGGTTATAACGAAAATCCTGATCCCTTCGGTTCAACCGACCACGATCTACATTACGATCATCAACATTATTGCCGTGCTGAAGATCTTCGTCGTTATTCAGCTTCTCACAGGCGGCGGGCCTAACAACGGTTCCGTCACCCTCATGTATTACTTGTACAATAACGCGTTCAAATACAACCAGCTTGGCATAGCTTCCGCAGTTGGCGTTATCATGTTCGCCATCACCTTGCTGCTGTCGATCCCTCAATTAAAGGCCATGCTCAAACAGAAGTAG
- a CDS encoding carbohydrate ABC transporter permease — protein MMSQPKKANKLQPFDLVSNILVTFFAVISLFPLYWLFTSSLKNSSDVVKMPPDWWPASITFANYFDIFRNQPALRWTFNSIFVAGATTILVIAVGSMAAYAFSKIHFKGRQIIFIVFISSLMIPKEIMIVPLFRIVQDFGMVNSFHGMIWPNVAGAFGVFLLKGFFDSTPDALREAAKIDGAGEWRVFLQIMLPIVKPGIGALFILNFVQIWNDYLWQLVIGQEKTMKTLMVGTATLMQDLNPNFAYKMAGATVAAVPMLIIFILFQRYFTSGATAGAIKE, from the coding sequence ATGATGTCGCAACCGAAGAAAGCAAATAAACTGCAGCCCTTTGATCTGGTGTCGAATATTCTGGTTACCTTCTTTGCGGTAATCAGCTTGTTCCCTCTATATTGGCTGTTCACCAGCTCCTTGAAAAACAGCTCCGATGTGGTGAAGATGCCGCCGGACTGGTGGCCCGCTTCCATTACCTTCGCCAACTACTTCGATATTTTTCGGAACCAGCCCGCTTTAAGATGGACGTTCAACAGTATCTTTGTTGCCGGAGCCACGACGATTCTCGTCATTGCCGTTGGCTCGATGGCGGCTTACGCGTTCTCGAAGATCCATTTCAAAGGCCGGCAGATCATCTTTATCGTGTTTATTTCGAGCCTGATGATTCCAAAAGAAATTATGATTGTCCCCCTATTCCGGATTGTGCAGGATTTCGGCATGGTCAACAGCTTCCACGGTATGATCTGGCCTAACGTAGCCGGCGCATTTGGGGTATTCCTGCTGAAGGGCTTTTTCGACAGTACGCCGGATGCGCTGCGGGAAGCGGCCAAAATCGACGGTGCCGGGGAGTGGCGGGTATTCCTGCAAATCATGCTGCCTATCGTCAAGCCGGGCATCGGTGCCTTGTTTATTTTGAACTTCGTGCAGATTTGGAACGATTACCTGTGGCAGCTTGTGATCGGCCAGGAGAAGACCATGAAGACCCTGATGGTTGGGACCGCGACCCTGATGCAGGACCTCAATCCGAACTTTGCTTACAAAATGGCGGGAGCAACCGTTGCGGCGGTTCCCATGCTGATTATCTTTATTTTGTTCCAGCGCTACTTCACTTCCGGAGCTACGGCCGGTGCCATTAAGGAATAG
- a CDS encoding N-acetylmannosamine-6-phosphate 2-epimerase yields MNNLFERIQGKLVVSCQALPEEPLHSPFIMGKMAYAASLGGAAGIRANSVEDIREIKTRVNLPIIGIIKQVYGDCPVFITPTMAEVDALCEEGVELIAMDATDRVRPDGSTIDELFPRIRAKYPNQLFMADCSTCEEALQAVRLGFDCVGTTLSGYTEATKGQVLPDFGLITKLVQTLDVPVIAEGGISTPEELRAMFDLGAYSAVVGSAITRPMDITKRFLKALE; encoded by the coding sequence ATGAATAACTTGTTTGAGCGAATACAAGGAAAGCTGGTCGTCTCCTGTCAGGCGCTTCCCGAAGAACCGCTGCACAGCCCGTTTATTATGGGGAAAATGGCCTATGCCGCTTCGCTTGGCGGAGCGGCTGGCATCCGGGCGAACAGCGTGGAGGACATCCGCGAGATCAAGACGCGGGTTAACCTGCCGATTATCGGCATTATTAAGCAGGTATACGGGGATTGTCCCGTCTTCATTACGCCAACAATGGCAGAAGTGGATGCTCTCTGCGAGGAAGGCGTTGAGCTTATCGCCATGGACGCTACGGACCGAGTAAGACCGGACGGATCGACGATCGACGAGCTGTTCCCCCGCATCCGAGCGAAGTATCCGAACCAGCTGTTTATGGCGGACTGCTCGACCTGCGAGGAAGCGCTGCAAGCCGTCCGGCTTGGCTTCGATTGCGTGGGCACAACGTTAAGCGGTTACACGGAAGCAACGAAGGGCCAAGTGCTTCCTGACTTCGGACTGATTACCAAGCTGGTGCAAACCTTGGACGTACCCGTCATTGCCGAAGGCGGTATTTCGACGCCGGAGGAGCTGCGAGCCATGTTTGACCTTGGCGCGTATTCCGCCGTTGTTGGCTCGGCTATTACAAGGCCGATGGACATTACGAAACGTTTTCTGAAAGCGCTGGAGTAG
- a CDS encoding ROK family protein: MRILSADIGGTQTKLGLCDEHGNIERFTEYSTESARGGPHVIKRLMEQMSSYSGYDRIAISTAGQVNAEEGSIVYANANIPDYTGMQISKIVGERFDVPVKVENDVNAAALGEARYGAGKDIADFLCLTFGTGIGGAIVINNRLYKGANGVAAEFGHMFTHPSSYYESFASTTALVNEARQADPSCVNGRTLFELIQQGNEQLGGILNRWIDEVSLGLASLIHIFNPAAIVVGGGVMEQLPLVERVEARTKSLIMSSFAGVSIRPAALGNKAGLLGAASLFLS, translated from the coding sequence ATGCGGATTCTATCGGCGGATATCGGCGGCACCCAAACAAAGCTTGGTCTTTGCGATGAGCACGGGAACATTGAGCGGTTCACGGAGTATTCCACGGAGAGTGCCCGGGGCGGGCCTCATGTCATTAAGCGGCTGATGGAGCAGATGTCTTCATACTCGGGTTATGACCGCATCGCAATCAGTACGGCCGGACAAGTAAACGCCGAGGAAGGCTCTATCGTCTACGCCAATGCGAATATTCCGGATTACACCGGCATGCAGATAAGCAAGATCGTTGGCGAACGTTTTGACGTGCCGGTAAAGGTGGAAAACGACGTAAACGCGGCGGCGCTTGGCGAAGCCCGTTACGGCGCCGGCAAAGACATTGCAGATTTCTTATGTCTTACCTTTGGAACCGGCATAGGCGGCGCTATTGTCATTAACAACCGGCTCTATAAAGGAGCGAATGGGGTTGCGGCGGAGTTCGGCCATATGTTCACGCATCCGTCGTCCTACTATGAAAGCTTCGCCTCCACAACCGCCCTGGTAAACGAGGCGCGGCAGGCCGATCCGTCCTGCGTCAACGGCAGAACGTTATTCGAGTTGATTCAACAGGGCAATGAGCAGCTGGGCGGGATCTTGAATAGATGGATTGACGAGGTCAGCCTTGGCCTCGCTTCCTTGATTCATATCTTTAACCCGGCGGCTATCGTTGTTGGCGGCGGCGTTATGGAGCAGCTGCCGCTAGTAGAACGCGTAGAAGCGAGAACCAAATCGCTGATTATGAGCAGCTTCGCGGGAGTTTCCATCCGTCCGGCTGCGCTGGGCAACAAAGCCGGCTTGCTTGGGGCGGCATCCTTGTTTCTAAGCTAG
- a CDS encoding MurR/RpiR family transcriptional regulator has translation MREISITSTIHSHYNRFTATEKKTADYILEHADAVVYMSITDLAEGCGVGEASIFRFCKALGFKGYQQFKIALAHSISADNEIPQLSGQVKIQDTLEDAVSKTLQSNINALNETFKLIQLDSINRAIDLLIRSDRFIFYGVGSSLMTAMEANNKFMRITNKTGCSVDSHQQAMSAALMGERDVAIIISYSGSTKDSIEVAKKAKERGAAIIVITRFVKSPLTSYSDITLLCGANEGPLQGGSLSAKIAQLYLLDVLYVEYFKRTYEASIVNKENTSAAVAVKLF, from the coding sequence TTGCGGGAGATCAGCATTACCTCAACGATTCACTCTCACTACAACCGGTTTACGGCCACGGAGAAAAAAACAGCCGATTATATTTTGGAGCATGCCGATGCCGTCGTCTATATGTCGATTACGGATCTGGCCGAGGGCTGCGGCGTAGGGGAGGCCAGCATCTTTCGGTTTTGCAAAGCCTTGGGCTTTAAAGGCTATCAGCAGTTCAAGATTGCGCTCGCCCACAGCATCTCCGCGGATAATGAAATTCCGCAGCTCTCCGGCCAGGTAAAAATACAGGATACGCTGGAGGACGCCGTCTCCAAGACGCTTCAGAGCAACATCAATGCACTAAATGAAACGTTCAAGCTTATTCAGCTGGACAGCATCAACCGGGCGATTGATCTGCTTATCCGGTCCGACCGGTTTATTTTCTACGGAGTTGGCTCGTCCTTAATGACAGCGATGGAAGCGAACAACAAGTTCATGCGCATTACGAACAAGACCGGCTGCTCCGTTGATTCGCATCAGCAGGCGATGTCGGCTGCTCTAATGGGCGAGAGGGATGTCGCGATTATTATTTCCTATTCCGGTTCAACCAAGGATTCCATTGAGGTCGCAAAAAAAGCCAAAGAACGGGGAGCGGCGATTATTGTCATTACCCGCTTCGTCAAATCGCCGTTGACCTCCTATTCGGACATCACTTTGTTGTGCGGGGCCAACGAAGGACCGCTGCAGGGCGGCTCCTTATCGGCAAAGATCGCGCAGCTCTATTTGCTTGACGTGCTGTATGTCGAATATTTTAAACGCACCTATGAAGCATCCATCGTAAACAAGGAGAACACGTCGGCGGCGGTTGCCGTCAAGCTGTTCTGA
- a CDS encoding YhcH/YjgK/YiaL family protein, with the protein MILGLLSGENDYSSGGYAVIDEALRALRQWSEKKEWPEGRLELRGDQLYINFMSFDTKSQEEQVAEKHEQYLDIHYLIEGSEQIGWSPLREGMIPSQPYDEADDYALYAPQADEQLLAMKPGMYAVFFPDDVHRPGMGDGSPIKKAVVKIHRALLL; encoded by the coding sequence ATGATACTTGGTTTATTATCCGGGGAGAATGATTATAGTTCCGGCGGCTATGCCGTAATTGACGAAGCCCTGCGGGCTTTGCGCCAATGGAGCGAGAAGAAGGAATGGCCGGAGGGCAGGCTGGAGCTGCGAGGTGACCAGCTTTATATCAACTTCATGTCCTTCGATACGAAGAGCCAAGAGGAGCAGGTTGCGGAAAAGCATGAGCAATACCTCGATATTCATTATTTAATCGAAGGTTCCGAGCAGATCGGATGGTCGCCGCTGCGAGAGGGTATGATTCCATCCCAGCCTTATGACGAAGCGGACGACTATGCGTTATACGCCCCTCAAGCCGACGAGCAATTGTTGGCAATGAAGCCGGGTATGTACGCCGTCTTTTTCCCTGATGACGTTCATCGTCCGGGCATGGGCGACGGTTCGCCAATTAAGAAAGCTGTCGTTAAAATTCACAGGGCGCTGCTGTTGTAG
- a CDS encoding helix-turn-helix domain-containing protein: MDASLDKELLYIQSMDSVNEKLSELLKAFRNHFPCQLVHLFRYSIFDQRMDGIFTCEQGMIKAISHWHDDVRTIPVLYDALQLKRVAYLDGEAFQIRLSSKYTLNEPVENMLVLPILVNNVIIAFMCAINIQFEYNDEMNRYVQGYGEQMKQLLHLKHSPAARAAYALSEKELRVMQYIADGFTTKEIAPFLNIAESTVKYFINNVMLKTSSRNRTEAVANLYRANLLL, translated from the coding sequence ATGGATGCAAGCCTGGATAAAGAGCTGTTGTATATTCAATCGATGGACTCGGTAAACGAGAAGCTGTCGGAGTTGTTAAAAGCGTTTCGGAACCATTTCCCTTGCCAGCTTGTCCATTTGTTCCGGTATTCGATATTCGACCAACGTATGGACGGAATCTTCACTTGCGAGCAGGGAATGATTAAAGCGATATCGCATTGGCATGACGATGTACGGACGATTCCCGTCCTTTATGATGCGCTTCAACTGAAGAGGGTTGCGTATTTGGATGGAGAAGCCTTTCAAATCCGGCTGTCGTCGAAATATACGCTGAATGAGCCTGTAGAAAATATGCTTGTATTGCCCATACTCGTGAACAACGTCATTATTGCCTTTATGTGCGCCATTAATATTCAGTTTGAATATAACGACGAAATGAACCGCTATGTCCAGGGCTATGGGGAGCAGATGAAGCAATTGCTCCATCTCAAGCATTCGCCGGCTGCGCGTGCAGCCTATGCGCTTAGCGAAAAAGAGCTGCGCGTGATGCAATACATTGCGGACGGTTTCACGACGAAAGAAATCGCTCCTTTTCTTAACATTGCCGAATCCACTGTAAAGTATTTCATAAATAACGTCATGCTGAAAACATCCAGCCGCAACCGGACGGAGGCGGTAGCCAATTTGTATCGGGCAAATCTTTTATTATAA
- a CDS encoding NAD(P)-dependent alcohol dehydrogenase produces the protein MKIKAALTKEIGSPFELEEIELAAPKANEVLIKIVASGVCHTDATVRDTGMTPFPAVLGHEGSGIVEAVGDNVKGFAQGDHVVMSFASCGECKNCKEGHPAYCYQFMPLNMGGKMEDGTSRLHHHGAEVSNFFGQSSFGTFAIVHERNLVKVDKDVELALLGPLGCGIQTGAGSVLNVLRPTFGSSIAVFGAGGVGLSAVMAAKIAGCEKIIVVDVHEQRLKLAQELGATHVINGKEVNAQEELMRITGTGVNYVVETTGVGPVVLQAIRSLAQLGEMVSLAAMANIEVPFMEITGFGRKIMGVTEGDSVPHTFIPKLISYYKNGQFPFDKLVKYFDFDQINDAFAASKTGEVIKPILKMN, from the coding sequence ATGAAGATTAAAGCCGCATTGACCAAAGAAATCGGCTCGCCGTTTGAACTTGAAGAAATCGAATTAGCCGCGCCAAAAGCAAATGAAGTGCTTATCAAAATCGTAGCTTCCGGAGTTTGCCATACGGACGCAACGGTCCGCGATACGGGCATGACGCCGTTCCCGGCCGTGCTGGGCCATGAAGGCTCGGGCATTGTTGAAGCCGTCGGCGACAATGTCAAAGGCTTTGCGCAAGGCGATCATGTCGTCATGTCATTCGCTTCCTGCGGGGAGTGCAAGAACTGCAAAGAGGGTCATCCCGCTTACTGCTATCAATTTATGCCGCTGAACATGGGCGGAAAAATGGAGGACGGAACTTCCCGCTTGCATCATCACGGCGCCGAGGTGTCCAACTTCTTCGGACAATCCTCGTTCGGCACCTTTGCCATCGTGCATGAACGCAATCTGGTGAAGGTCGACAAAGATGTCGAACTGGCTCTTCTTGGCCCGCTTGGCTGCGGCATTCAAACGGGAGCAGGCTCCGTATTAAACGTGCTGCGGCCAACCTTTGGTTCAAGCATTGCGGTGTTTGGCGCGGGCGGAGTAGGCTTAAGCGCGGTAATGGCCGCAAAAATTGCAGGCTGCGAGAAAATTATCGTCGTGGACGTGCACGAGCAGCGCTTGAAGCTGGCGCAAGAGCTTGGTGCCACGCATGTCATTAACGGCAAAGAAGTGAATGCCCAAGAGGAATTAATGCGCATTACGGGCACTGGCGTTAATTATGTCGTGGAAACAACCGGCGTAGGACCTGTCGTGCTGCAGGCGATTCGCTCCTTGGCGCAGCTGGGCGAAATGGTCAGTCTGGCGGCAATGGCGAATATTGAAGTGCCGTTTATGGAGATTACGGGCTTTGGCCGTAAAATTATGGGCGTAACCGAAGGCGATTCCGTTCCTCATACGTTTATTCCAAAGCTTATTTCGTACTATAAGAACGGACAATTCCCGTTCGATAAGCTTGTGAAATACTTTGATTTCGACCAAATCAACGATGCGTTTGCCGCGTCCAAGACAGGCGAGGTCATTAAGCCTATTCTTAAAATGAACTAA
- a CDS encoding MDR family MFS transporter: MTNKLGAIIGGLLLAILMASMDNTVVSTAIGTIVGEMGGLDKFVWVTTAYMVAEMACMPIFGKLSDMYGRKRFFIFGIIVFMIGSALCGMAHSIIELSIYRAVQGVGAGAMVSIAFTILFDVVSPKDRGKMMGAFGAVFGLSSVVGPLLGGYITDHLNWSWIFYINLPLGFIALLMIALFYKESAAHSRQRIDWAGSILLVGAVVCFIFALELGGKTYAWDSPQIIGLFAGFAVLAFLLVLVERKAAEPIISFGLFRSRLYTTSNLVAMLSGAAYMTAAIFIPIYVQGVIGGSASNSGLTLLPMMVGSVVTATLGGFLMTKLQYRTIMIGTLSILFIGLALLSQITVESSRLFITGIMILIGLGIGASFSVLSSSVLHSFPAAQRGAASSTLNFNRSLGMSLGITIFGIIQSHSMLSKLTELLSNGTVPPGLNLNDPHSLLNPAFRQTVDPQLLDTITAGLSSSIGATFAWSLIPAALALVAAFLMSKDKMEAAAEGEEFAAAH; the protein is encoded by the coding sequence ATGACGAATAAACTAGGCGCCATCATTGGAGGACTGCTGCTGGCCATTCTGATGGCATCCATGGACAACACGGTTGTGTCAACGGCGATTGGCACAATCGTAGGAGAGATGGGAGGACTCGATAAGTTCGTCTGGGTCACTACCGCCTATATGGTCGCGGAAATGGCCTGTATGCCGATCTTCGGCAAGCTTTCCGATATGTACGGCCGCAAGCGGTTTTTCATCTTTGGGATTATCGTGTTTATGATCGGCTCGGCGCTCTGCGGCATGGCCCATTCGATTATTGAGTTAAGCATTTACCGGGCTGTCCAAGGAGTTGGAGCCGGTGCGATGGTATCCATTGCGTTTACGATTTTGTTCGATGTGGTGTCCCCGAAGGACCGCGGCAAAATGATGGGAGCGTTTGGAGCGGTATTCGGCTTATCCAGCGTAGTTGGCCCTTTGCTTGGCGGCTATATTACGGATCACCTCAACTGGTCGTGGATCTTCTACATTAACCTTCCGCTTGGCTTCATTGCCCTGCTGATGATTGCCTTGTTCTACAAGGAATCGGCAGCTCATTCGAGGCAGCGTATTGACTGGGCCGGATCCATCCTTCTCGTAGGAGCTGTTGTCTGCTTTATCTTCGCGCTGGAGCTTGGCGGCAAAACCTATGCCTGGGATTCTCCGCAAATTATCGGTCTGTTTGCCGGGTTTGCCGTTCTTGCCTTCCTGCTTGTACTGGTCGAGAGAAAAGCGGCCGAACCTATCATCTCGTTTGGCTTATTCCGCAGCAGACTGTACACCACAAGCAATCTGGTCGCTATGCTTAGCGGCGCGGCTTATATGACGGCAGCAATTTTTATCCCGATCTACGTGCAGGGCGTCATTGGCGGCTCCGCCTCTAACTCCGGTCTAACCCTATTGCCCATGATGGTTGGTTCGGTTGTCACCGCAACGTTAGGCGGCTTCCTCATGACGAAGCTGCAGTACCGGACGATTATGATAGGAACGCTGTCCATCCTGTTCATAGGCCTTGCTCTGCTATCGCAAATTACGGTAGAATCTTCTCGACTTTTCATCACGGGAATCATGATTTTGATTGGTCTTGGAATTGGTGCTTCCTTCTCGGTATTAAGCAGCTCGGTGCTTCATTCGTTCCCTGCCGCGCAGCGCGGCGCGGCAAGCTCGACCTTGAATTTCAACCGTTCCCTTGGCATGTCGCTTGGCATTACGATCTTCGGGATTATTCAAAGCCACAGCATGCTCTCAAAGCTTACCGAATTGCTTAGTAACGGCACGGTTCCCCCTGGCTTGAATTTAAACGATCCGCATTCCTTGCTAAATCCGGCATTCCGGCAGACCGTCGATCCTCAGCTTCTGGATACGATAACGGCAGGGCTGTCGAGCTCTATTGGCGCGACCTTTGCCTGGAGCCTGATCCCTGCAGCATTAGCGTTAGTTGCGGCATTCCTGATGTCGAAGGATAAAATGGAGGCGGCTGCCGAAGGCGAAGAATTCGCGGCCGCACACTAA
- a CDS encoding helix-turn-helix transcriptional regulator, with amino-acid sequence MKLERLMAITILLLNRKRVQAQELAEQLEVSLRTIYRDLDSLGQAGIPIVSYTGMEGGYEIMDSFRLDRQLLSFDELTALFTALRGLESTNAYDRSNMDLLLSKVGAMVAQAEQGRTGEGDRIQVDFTPWKNSEEDQARYDQLRQAVNDRKLIRFHYTSRTGGEQEREIEPMALVLKNYAWYLHGYCRLREDYRIFKLTRIRQLSIQAGTFTRRTESLEQLNDRWNSARRRDESEGIPAVLRFKAAAALSVMDHFDEKNIERLPDGQLIVRMTYSSEHWLIRNILHYMTDVIVLEPASVAAKIKQTALAIARQYGGLEQE; translated from the coding sequence ATGAAGCTGGAACGGTTAATGGCCATTACGATTTTGTTGCTTAATCGAAAGCGGGTACAGGCGCAGGAGCTGGCGGAGCAGCTGGAGGTTTCCTTGCGTACCATCTATCGCGATCTCGATTCGCTTGGTCAGGCTGGCATTCCCATTGTCTCCTACACCGGCATGGAGGGCGGTTACGAGATCATGGACAGCTTCCGGCTGGACCGGCAGCTCTTGTCCTTTGATGAGCTGACCGCTCTCTTCACGGCGCTGCGCGGACTGGAATCAACAAACGCTTATGACCGCTCGAATATGGATCTCCTCCTTAGCAAGGTTGGCGCCATGGTGGCACAGGCCGAGCAAGGCCGTACAGGTGAAGGAGACCGTATTCAAGTGGATTTCACCCCTTGGAAGAACAGCGAAGAGGATCAAGCGCGGTATGACCAGCTCCGTCAAGCTGTTAATGACCGTAAGCTGATCCGGTTTCACTATACGAGCAGAACCGGCGGCGAGCAGGAGCGCGAGATCGAGCCTATGGCCCTTGTTCTGAAGAACTATGCCTGGTATCTTCACGGCTATTGCCGCTTGCGCGAGGATTACCGCATCTTCAAGCTGACGCGTATCCGGCAATTGAGTATTCAAGCCGGCACCTTTACTAGACGGACAGAATCGCTGGAACAGCTGAACGACCGGTGGAATTCAGCCCGGAGAAGAGACGAAAGCGAGGGAATCCCTGCCGTCCTGCGGTTTAAAGCGGCGGCTGCCCTATCCGTAATGGACCATTTCGACGAGAAAAATATCGAACGGCTGCCGGACGGACAGCTTATTGTGCGGATGACCTACTCGAGCGAGCACTGGCTGATCCGTAACATTCTTCATTATATGACCGATGTTATCGTGCTCGAGCCCGCCTCGGTTGCGGCAAAGATTAAACAGACCGCTCTGGCTATCGCGCGTCAGTACGGCGGGTTGGAGCAGGAATAA
- a CDS encoding SDR family NAD(P)-dependent oxidoreductase, with the protein MSLQGKVAVVTGGAQGIGRAACMQLAKQGAKIAVSDFERDLTAVVSEIRDNGGEAIAIPADARSKEQMEQLAQTVIHTFGQIDVLVCAASQSAEAASFAELSWESFESQLTGELKAVFEPTKAVIKVMTEQQSGRIIYLSSTEGKDPTPQYIAFGTAKGGLDTFARYIAQEFGPYGISANVVAPGFVRFDEAFMISEEESRVIGSFTPLGRIAEPEDVAEVIAFLAGDGARFLTGTYTPVTGGLVME; encoded by the coding sequence ATGTCTTTGCAAGGAAAAGTAGCGGTTGTTACAGGTGGTGCCCAGGGGATCGGGAGAGCGGCTTGCATGCAGCTCGCCAAACAAGGGGCGAAGATTGCAGTAAGTGATTTCGAAAGGGATTTAACCGCGGTGGTCTCCGAAATCAGGGATAATGGCGGCGAGGCCATAGCCATTCCGGCTGATGCACGCAGCAAGGAGCAAATGGAACAGCTTGCCCAGACCGTCATTCATACCTTTGGACAAATCGATGTACTCGTATGCGCCGCAAGTCAATCAGCCGAAGCGGCCAGCTTTGCCGAGCTCTCTTGGGAATCCTTCGAAAGTCAGTTGACCGGCGAATTAAAAGCCGTCTTTGAGCCAACGAAGGCTGTAATAAAAGTAATGACGGAGCAGCAATCCGGCCGAATCATTTACCTGTCCAGCACGGAAGGAAAAGATCCTACCCCGCAATATATCGCCTTTGGTACAGCTAAGGGAGGCCTGGATACCTTTGCCCGGTATATTGCGCAAGAGTTTGGCCCCTACGGGATCTCCGCCAATGTTGTGGCACCCGGATTCGTCAGGTTCGATGAAGCCTTCATGATATCGGAAGAAGAAAGCCGCGTGATAGGCAGCTTTACCCCGCTTGGCCGGATTGCCGAGCCGGAGGATGTGGCGGAGGTTATTGCTTTTCTCGCCGGGGATGGCGCCCGGTTCCTGACGGGCACCTACACGCCCGTTACCGGCGGCCTTGTCATGGAGTAA
- a CDS encoding HPr family phosphocarrier protein, whose translation MLSQTYTVIHPSGFHARPSKLFVQAASEFPCNVNLIKGTKKVNGKSSLGLLTLGLAKGDEVTLEVDGEREEEALNALGAMLTKIYEE comes from the coding sequence ATGCTATCGCAAACCTATACCGTTATCCATCCATCCGGGTTCCATGCCCGTCCTTCAAAGCTTTTTGTTCAGGCGGCATCGGAGTTCCCTTGCAATGTGAATCTGATCAAAGGAACTAAGAAAGTAAATGGCAAAAGCTCGCTTGGCCTGTTGACCCTAGGTCTGGCAAAAGGCGACGAGGTAACGCTGGAAGTGGACGGCGAGCGCGAGGAAGAGGCGCTTAACGCTCTGGGCGCTATGCTGACCAAGATTTACGAAGAATAG